A single genomic interval of Camelina sativa cultivar DH55 chromosome 11, Cs, whole genome shotgun sequence harbors:
- the LOC104725436 gene encoding zinc finger CCHC domain-containing protein 10-like yields MSDAKNENTQVAADRIKAATLSAAKGLSRTQAERAAAAAARNVNAYGQKEEGPSRWQEKRELKRQMYLMSTEKAVRLGERKDKSMSAASAGSASTASQCQKCCQTGHWTYECKNERVYISRPSRTQQLKNPKLRMKPSIDDLDGNDDDEERRDAATNGKAEVEKRSKKSKRKHRSKSDSGSDSEASVFETESESSGESSSGYSSSSDSEEERRRRRRKAKKSKKKQKQRKERRRRYSSSSSESSESESASDSDSDEDRSSRKKKSKRHSNKRR; encoded by the coding sequence ATGTCTGATGCAAAGAATGAGAATACACAAGTTGCAGCTGATAGAATCAAGGCTGCGACACTCTCTGCTGCTAAAGGTTTAAGTCGTACACAAGCTGAGCGAGCAGCTGCTGCAGCGGCGAGAAACGTTAACGCTTATGGGCAAAAAGAAGAAGGTCCGAGTAGATGGCAGGAGAAAAGGGAACTAAAGAGGCAGATGTATCTGATGAGTACTGAGAAAGCTGTTAGGCTTGGTGAAAGGAAAGACAAGTCCATGTCAGCAGCTTCCGCTGGAAGTGCTTCGACGGCTTCTCAGTGCCAGAAATGTTGTCAGACTGGACACTGGACGTATGAGTGTAAGAACGAGAGGGTTTACATCTCGAGGCCTTCGAGAACCCAgcagcttaagaaccctaagctGAGAATGAAGCCTTCTATTGATGATCTTGatggtaatgatgatgatgaagaaaggcGTGATGCTGCAACTAATGGGAAAGCAGAAGTTGAGAAGCGGTCTAAGAAGAGTAAGAGGAAGCACAGGTCAAAGTCTGATTCTGGAAGTGACAGTGAAGCCTCTGTGTTTGAAACAGAGAGTGAATCATCTGGAGAGAGTAGTTCAGGATACAGTTCATCTTCTGACTCAGAGGAggaaaggaggaggaggagaaggaaggcaaagaagagcaagaagaagcaaaagcagAGGAAAGAAAGGCGAAGAAGATACAGCTCTTCTTCATCGGAGTCATCTGAGTCAGAGTCAGCTTCGGACTCAGATTCTGATGAAGACAGAAGcagtaggaagaagaagagcaagagaCACAGCAACAAACGCCGTTGA
- the LOC104725438 gene encoding uncharacterized protein LOC104725438 → MLRNMMMPWNRSNQNVVGLLIRHFATKPKPKMKPIELNTPPEQTQTITRVIFDILKDHGPLTIAETWDRVKEVGLRGLTSKRHMKIILRWMRERQKLKLICNHVGPHKQFLYTTWFTKHNPSKFPKPPEKLTGKSSGHP, encoded by the exons ATGTTGCGGAACATGATGATGCCGTGGAACAGAAGCAATCAGAATGTAGttggattgttgataaggcatTTCGCAACGAAACCTAAACCCAAGATGAAACCGATCGAGCTGAACACACCACCGGAGCAAACCCAGACGATCACCCGAGTCATCTTTGATATTTTGAAGGATCATGGACCTCTCACCATTGCTGAAACTTGGGATCGTGTCAAG gAGGTGGGATTGAGAGGGCTAACGAGCAAGCGTCACATGAAGATAATACTAAGGTGgatgagagagagacagaagCTGAAGCTGATATGTAACCATGTTGGTCCTCACAAGCAATTCTTGTACACTACTTGGTTCACTAAACACAACCCTTCTAAATTCCCTAAGCCGCCGGAAAAACTCACAGGAAAATCCTCTGGCCACCCTTAA
- the LOC104725439 gene encoding bromodomain and WD repeat-containing protein 1-like isoform X1, with amino-acid sequence MALRKNTPKGDSVSLPMKPLNISRNLPGNVQIPVPDVPQNVAPNIDLDLREVYFLMLHLLSSGPCQRTYALLRHELLEHELLPRRYHAWYSRSGLRSGEENDDGNSFPLNYTELAQRYSHVKKDHLVELLKQLVFVSNRPSPSRGVGDGNKMIGAGAPTLLGTGSFSLLSSDKEIVGSDLKAPPIGMRWPHMHADQVRGISLREIGGGFARHHRAPSIRAACYAIAKPSSMVQKMQNIKRLRGHRNAVYCAIFDRSGRYVITGSDDRLVKVWSMDTAYCLASCRGHEGDITDLAVSSNNIFIASASNDCVIRIWRLPDGLPISVLRGHTGTVTAIAFSPRPGSPYQLLSSSDDGTCRIWDARGAQFSPRIYVPRPPTPDGKNSGPSSSNDQKSISCCAFNANGSVFVTGSSDHLARVYSVWSANKINNDDLDQPNHEMDVLAGHENDVNYVQFSGCAAGSKFSVTDYSKDENVPKFKNSWFCHDNIVTCSRDGSAIIWIPRSRRSHGKSYRWTRAYHLKVPPPPMPPQPPRGGPRQRILPTPRGVNMITWSLDNRFVLAAIMDCRICVWNASDGSLVHSLTGHTLSTYVMDVHPFNPRIAMSAGYDGKTIVWDIWEGIPIQIYEISQYQLVDGKFSPDGTSIILSDNVGQMYILSTGQGDSQKDAKYDQFFLGDYRPLIQDIYGNVLDQESQLQPYRRNMEDPLCDSGMIPYEEPYQTMFQKRRLGALGKEWRPSSLKLAVGPDITLDQDYQMPPLADLDLAEPLPEFIDVMEWEPEVDILSDENDSEYNVPEEYSSGKEKECLNSSTSGESGSSSGESDEDDDHQNSLRRSKRKKHKKEAGIMTSSGRRVKKRNFDELEGAPSNKKRTRKSRSGRKESKKKSSKSKSARPRRAAARNALSWFSKITGTSKDAEEEVSELSDSSESESTTQESGTGDSELDVVLSNGHGKQSKGKNILVCDSDDGAQQCDIRETHPPERRRLVLRFPVRNSDKLTLLENLPGSSSDVPSPTLGNGSAEDSRIPGNLEIHTNQVEGIDVSKVKWGMVKARTSKRIRGELRGEAIVSHELNGSDPEGKENNVNKDANHHGNGVTASTCLELKTDIDGMTVDTNTVISNGTPNGGKRYPELDGSPSRLADDGTSNGSQDVTGHRQDLIDSLPPISRSLRIRSKRVSRASDASLRPEGKPSSIDQETGGPDALSDGFEDARCDLALDSQKDGVVGTEISLRNDCVRELNPQISDALSIANDVPVSHSHPKRMFDFVYRRKNKNNFDRDATLTKEISPGSCSQDQGSGSKSHEGASNGFNGSQLNGFEKSEGSLTRIQDKISDSRGNQNSQEELRSASGATLRLRSTRNRKSTYPFETKPTVTKEPQQLTENVSWLTLSIHEEGSRYIPQMGDEVAYLRQGHQEYLNFSTLTGEKGPWTSIKGGDIKAVEICKVESLEYATLPGSGDSCCKMILKVIDPNSELFNKAFKLTLPEEVVTFPDFLVERSRYEAAIQRNWTCRDKCKVWWRDEGEEDGSWWEGRILAVKPKSPDFPDSPWERYTVKYKSDPTETHLHSPWELFDADTKWEQPHIDDEQRNRLLSALTKLENSDKRTQDSYGLQKLRQTVGNSSYTNRFPVPLSLEVIRSRLENNYYRSMEALRHDVSVMLSNAETFFGRNKSVAAKISHLSNWFDCTLPSL; translated from the exons ATGGCTCTTAGGAAAAATACTCCAAAAGGCGATTCAGTTTCACTTCCTATGAAGCCTTTGAATATCTCCCGAAATTTGCCAGGGAATGTGCAGATTCCAGTCCCAGATGTTCCTCAAAATGTTGCGCCTAACATTGATTTGGACCTCCGGGAAGTTTACTTTTTGATGCTCCACTTACTTTCATCTGGGCCATGCCAGAGAACTTATGCACTGTTGCGACATGAACTTCTTGAACATGAGCTTCTTCCTAGAAGATATCATGCTTGGTACTCGAGGAGTGGATTGCGTAGTGGGGAGGAGAATGATGATGGCAATTCCTTTCCTTTAAATTATACTGAGTTAGCTCAAAG GTATTCTCATGTAAAGAAAGATCACTTGGTGGAGCTTCTAAAGCAATTGGTCTTTGTGTCAAATAGGCCTAGTCCCTCACGAGGGGTTGGTGATGGAAATAAAATGATTGGAGCTGGTGCTCCAACACTTTTAGGCACTGGCTCGTTCTCCCTTTTGAGCT CTGACAAGGAAATAGTTGGAAGTGATCTCAAAGCACCACCTATTGGGATGCGTTGGCCTCATATGCATGCTGATCAGGTTCGTGGTATTAGTTTGAGGGAGATTGGTGGTGGTTTTGCCAGACATCATCGTGCCCCATCAATACGTGCAGCATGTTATGCCATTGCAAAACCATCTTCAATGGTACAAAAGATGCAAAACATCAAGAGGCTACGTGGACACAGAAACGCTGTGTACTGTG CTATATTTGATCGCTCAGGAAGGTATGTAATCACTGGTTCAGATGACCGCCTTGTAAAAGTATGGTCAATGGACACTGCATACTGCCTGGCCAGCTGTCGAGGGCATGAA GGTGACATAACTGATCTTGCTGTGAGTTCGAACAACATTTTCATAGCATCCGCATCAAATGATTGTGTGATCCGCATT TGGCGATTGCCAGATGGCTTACCAATTTCTGTTCTCCGTGGACATACCGGAACTGTTACTGCTATCGCATTTAGTCCCAGACCTGGATCCCCGTACCAGCTTCTCTC ATCGTCCGATGATGGTACATGTAGGATATGGGATGCTCGGGGTGCCCAATTCTCTCCCCGGATATATGTCCCTAGGCCTCCTACTCCTGATG GAAAGAACAGTGGCCCTTCTTCTAGTAATGATCAGAAGAGTATCTCTTGCTGTGCATTCAATGCTAATGGATCTGTCTTTGTCACTGGCAGCTCTGACCATCTTGCTAGAGTATACTCG GTTTGGAGTGCTAATAAGATTAATAACGATGATCTGGACCAGCCGAATCATGAGATGGATGTTCTAGCTGGACATGAGAATGATGTTAACTATGTTCAATTCAG TGGTTGTGCTGCAGGATCTAAATTTTCTGTAACTGACTACTCGAAAGACGAGAATGTTCCAAAATTTAAGAATTCCTG GTTTTGTCATGATAACATTGTTACATGCTCTCGTGATGGTAGTGCAATCATTTGGATCCCAAGATCAAGGAGATCGCAT GGAAAAAGCTACCGATGGACACGAGCATATCATCTCAAGGTTCCACCTCCGCCCATGCCTCCTCAACCTCCTAGAGGTGGCCCACGTCAACGGATCCTACCTACACCCCGTGGGGTTAACATGATTACTTGGAGTCTAGATAATCGTTTTGTCCTTGCCGCTATTATGG ATTGTAGAATATGCGTGTGGAATGCCTCTGATGGTAGCTTGGTACATTCTTTGACTGGTCACACACTGTCT ACATATGTTATGGATGTCCATCCTTTCAATCCTCGTATAGCTATGAGTGCTGGCTATGATGGAAAAACAATAGTGTGGGAT ATATGGGAAGGCATACCTATCCAAATATACGAGATTTCACAATACCAGTTGGTTGATGGGAAGTTTTCACC GGATGGAACTTCAATTATACTGTCAGACAATGTGGGCCAAATGTACATATTAAGTACAGGCCAAGGGGATTCTCAAAAGGACGCTAAATATGATCAG TTCTTCCTGGGGGATTATCGGCCATTAATTCAGGACATATATGGTAATGTCCTTGACCAG GAATCTCAACTTCAACCTTATCGCCGAAATATGGAGGATCCTCTTTGTGATTcag GGATGATTCCATATGAAGAGCCATATCAGACCATGTTTCAGAAACGGCGACTCGGCGCCTTAGGCAAAGAATGGCGACCATCTTCTTTGAAGCTTGCTGTGGGGCCAGATATCACTTTAGACCAAGATTACCAAATGCCACCTCTGGCAGATCTAGACTTAGCTGAACCGTTGCCAGAATTTATAGATGTAATGGAGTGGGAACCAGAAGTCGATATCTTAAGTGATGAAAACGACTCTGAATACAATGTGCCAGAGGAGTATTCATctggaaaagagaaagaatgttTAAATTCTTCAACCTCTGGTGAGTCAGGTTCCAGTTCCGGTGAAAGCGATGAGGATGATGATCATCAGAATAGCCTTCGAAGatccaaaaggaaaaaacataagaaagaa GCTGGGATTATGACTTCTTCGGGTAGGCGCGTCAAAAAGAGAAACTTTGATGAGCTCGAGGGAGCTCCAAGCAACAAAAAACGAACCAGGAAATCTAGGAGTGGTCGTAaggaatcgaagaagaagtcttCAAAATCTAAATCGGCCAGACCTAGGCGAGCAGCTGCTCGAAATGCCCTCTCTTGGTTTTCTAAGATTACAGGTACATCTAAAGACGCAGAAGAGGAGGTCTCTGAATTGAGTGATTCATCAGAAAGTGAATCGACAACACAAGAATCAGGCACTGGGGATAGTGAACTTGATGTAGTTTTGTCAAATGGGCATGGGAAGCAATCAAAAGGGAAGAATATTCTCGTATGTGATTCAGATGATGGGGCTCAGCAATGTGATATCAGAGAAACTCATCCTCCTGAAAGGAGGAGATTGGTTCTTAGGTTTCCTGTTAGGAATTCAGATAAGCTTACCTTGCTGGAGAACCTGCCTGGATCGTCTTCGGATGTTCCATCTCCAACTTTAGGGAACGGCTCTGCTGAAGACTCAAGGATTCCTGGGAACCTTGAAATTCACACAAATCAAGTTGAAGGGATAGATGTAAGTAAAGTAAAATGGGGAATGGTTAAGGCTCGTACATCAAAGCGAATAAGAGGTGAATTAAGAGGTGAAGCAATAGTATCGCATGAACTTAATGGCTCTGACCCGgagggaaaagaaaataatgttaaCAAAGATGCAAATCACCATGGAAATGGTGTTACGGCATCTACTTGTTTGGAATTGAAAACAGATATAGATGGCATGACAGTTGACACTAACACGGTGATCTCGAATGGTACTCCAAATGGTGGGAAACGATATCCAGAACTGGATGGGTCGCCAAGTCGATTGGCTGATGACGGGACCTCTAATGGTTCTCAGGACGTAACCGGTCATCGGCAAGATCTAATAGATAGCCTTCCACCAATCTCTAGGAGTTTGAGGATACGATCCAAGAGAGTTTCAAGGGCTTCTGATGCATCTTTGAGGCCAGAGGGAAAACCTTCATCAATAGATCAAGAGACTGGTGGCCCTGATGCATTAAGTGATGGTTTTGAAGACGCTAGATGTGATTTGGCATTGGATAGTCAAAAGGATGGTGTGGTTGGGACAGAGATATCTCTGCGGAATGATTGTGTTCGGGAATTAAATCCTCAGATCAGTGATGCTCTCTCAATTGCTAATGATGTTCCTGTGTCACACTCACATCCTAAAAGGATGTTTGATTTTGTCTATAGACGCAAGAATAAGAACAATTTTGACAGGGATGCTACTCTTACTAAAGAAATCAGTCCAGGTTCTTGTAGTCAGGATCAAGGTAGTGGCTCTAAGTCCCATGAAGGTGCGTCTAATGGGTTCAATGGAAGTCAGTTGAATGGATTCGAGAAGTCGGAAGGCAGTTTGACACGCATCCAAGATAAAATAAGTGATTCACGTGGAAACCAAAATTCTCAAGAAGAACTGAGATCCGCTTCCGGGGCAACACTTCGTTTGAGATCCACAAGAAATAGAAAGTCTACTTATCCTTTTGAAACTAAACCTACTGTAACAAAGGAACCTCAGCAGTTAACAGAAAATGTATCCTGGCTGACATTATCGATACATGAAGAGGGTTCTCGTTATATTCCACAAATGGGGGATGAAGTTGCGTATTTGCGACAG GGGCATCAAGAATACTTAAACTTTAGCACCCTAACGGGGGAAAAGGGTCCTTGGACTTCAATAAAAGGGGGAGATATAAAGGCTGTGGAGATTTGTAAAGTGGAAAGTCTTGAATATGCAACTCTTCCTGGTTCTGGGGATAGCTGCTGCAAAATGATACTTAAAGTCATCGATCCAAACTCCGAACTGTTCAACAAAGCTTTCAAACTTACGTTGCCTGAGGAGGTGGTGACGTTTCCAGATTTTCTTGTGGAAAGAAGTCGGTATGAAGCAGCAATACAGAGGAACTGGACTTGCAGGGACAAGTGTAAGGTTTGGTGGAgagatgaaggggaagaagatggTAGTTGGTGGGAAGGGCGGATTCTAGCTGTGAAACCCAAATCACCTGATTTTCCTGATAGTCCATGGGAGAGGTACACAGTTAAATACAAGAGTGACCCTACCGAGACACATCTTCACAGTCCCTGGGAGCTTTTTGATGCTGATACCAAGTGGGAGCAGCCTCACATTGATGATGAGCAACGAAACCGTCTTCTCTCGGCCTTAACAAAGTTAGAGAATTCAGACAAAAGAACCCAG GATTCATATGGCCTACAAAAACTGAGGCAGACCGTGGGAAACTCCAGCTACACCAACAG GTTCCCAGTTCCTTTGTCTCTTGAAGTAATCAGATCACGGCTTGAGAACAACTATTACCGGAGTATGGAAGCACTAAGACATGACGTATCAGTAATGTTGTCGAATGCAGAAACTTTCTTTGGTCGTAATAAAAGCGTAGCAGCCAAAATATCACATCTCTCTAACTGGTTCGACTGCACGCTACCTTCGTTGTAG
- the LOC104725439 gene encoding bromodomain and WD repeat-containing protein 1-like isoform X2 has product MRWPHMHADQVRGISLREIGGGFARHHRAPSIRAACYAIAKPSSMVQKMQNIKRLRGHRNAVYCAIFDRSGRYVITGSDDRLVKVWSMDTAYCLASCRGHEGDITDLAVSSNNIFIASASNDCVIRIWRLPDGLPISVLRGHTGTVTAIAFSPRPGSPYQLLSSSDDGTCRIWDARGAQFSPRIYVPRPPTPDGKNSGPSSSNDQKSISCCAFNANGSVFVTGSSDHLARVYSVWSANKINNDDLDQPNHEMDVLAGHENDVNYVQFSGCAAGSKFSVTDYSKDENVPKFKNSWFCHDNIVTCSRDGSAIIWIPRSRRSHGKSYRWTRAYHLKVPPPPMPPQPPRGGPRQRILPTPRGVNMITWSLDNRFVLAAIMDCRICVWNASDGSLVHSLTGHTLSTYVMDVHPFNPRIAMSAGYDGKTIVWDIWEGIPIQIYEISQYQLVDGKFSPDGTSIILSDNVGQMYILSTGQGDSQKDAKYDQFFLGDYRPLIQDIYGNVLDQESQLQPYRRNMEDPLCDSGMIPYEEPYQTMFQKRRLGALGKEWRPSSLKLAVGPDITLDQDYQMPPLADLDLAEPLPEFIDVMEWEPEVDILSDENDSEYNVPEEYSSGKEKECLNSSTSGESGSSSGESDEDDDHQNSLRRSKRKKHKKEAGIMTSSGRRVKKRNFDELEGAPSNKKRTRKSRSGRKESKKKSSKSKSARPRRAAARNALSWFSKITGTSKDAEEEVSELSDSSESESTTQESGTGDSELDVVLSNGHGKQSKGKNILVCDSDDGAQQCDIRETHPPERRRLVLRFPVRNSDKLTLLENLPGSSSDVPSPTLGNGSAEDSRIPGNLEIHTNQVEGIDVSKVKWGMVKARTSKRIRGELRGEAIVSHELNGSDPEGKENNVNKDANHHGNGVTASTCLELKTDIDGMTVDTNTVISNGTPNGGKRYPELDGSPSRLADDGTSNGSQDVTGHRQDLIDSLPPISRSLRIRSKRVSRASDASLRPEGKPSSIDQETGGPDALSDGFEDARCDLALDSQKDGVVGTEISLRNDCVRELNPQISDALSIANDVPVSHSHPKRMFDFVYRRKNKNNFDRDATLTKEISPGSCSQDQGSGSKSHEGASNGFNGSQLNGFEKSEGSLTRIQDKISDSRGNQNSQEELRSASGATLRLRSTRNRKSTYPFETKPTVTKEPQQLTENVSWLTLSIHEEGSRYIPQMGDEVAYLRQGHQEYLNFSTLTGEKGPWTSIKGGDIKAVEICKVESLEYATLPGSGDSCCKMILKVIDPNSELFNKAFKLTLPEEVVTFPDFLVERSRYEAAIQRNWTCRDKCKVWWRDEGEEDGSWWEGRILAVKPKSPDFPDSPWERYTVKYKSDPTETHLHSPWELFDADTKWEQPHIDDEQRNRLLSALTKLENSDKRTQDSYGLQKLRQTVGNSSYTNRFPVPLSLEVIRSRLENNYYRSMEALRHDVSVMLSNAETFFGRNKSVAAKISHLSNWFDCTLPSL; this is encoded by the exons ATGCGTTGGCCTCATATGCATGCTGATCAGGTTCGTGGTATTAGTTTGAGGGAGATTGGTGGTGGTTTTGCCAGACATCATCGTGCCCCATCAATACGTGCAGCATGTTATGCCATTGCAAAACCATCTTCAATGGTACAAAAGATGCAAAACATCAAGAGGCTACGTGGACACAGAAACGCTGTGTACTGTG CTATATTTGATCGCTCAGGAAGGTATGTAATCACTGGTTCAGATGACCGCCTTGTAAAAGTATGGTCAATGGACACTGCATACTGCCTGGCCAGCTGTCGAGGGCATGAA GGTGACATAACTGATCTTGCTGTGAGTTCGAACAACATTTTCATAGCATCCGCATCAAATGATTGTGTGATCCGCATT TGGCGATTGCCAGATGGCTTACCAATTTCTGTTCTCCGTGGACATACCGGAACTGTTACTGCTATCGCATTTAGTCCCAGACCTGGATCCCCGTACCAGCTTCTCTC ATCGTCCGATGATGGTACATGTAGGATATGGGATGCTCGGGGTGCCCAATTCTCTCCCCGGATATATGTCCCTAGGCCTCCTACTCCTGATG GAAAGAACAGTGGCCCTTCTTCTAGTAATGATCAGAAGAGTATCTCTTGCTGTGCATTCAATGCTAATGGATCTGTCTTTGTCACTGGCAGCTCTGACCATCTTGCTAGAGTATACTCG GTTTGGAGTGCTAATAAGATTAATAACGATGATCTGGACCAGCCGAATCATGAGATGGATGTTCTAGCTGGACATGAGAATGATGTTAACTATGTTCAATTCAG TGGTTGTGCTGCAGGATCTAAATTTTCTGTAACTGACTACTCGAAAGACGAGAATGTTCCAAAATTTAAGAATTCCTG GTTTTGTCATGATAACATTGTTACATGCTCTCGTGATGGTAGTGCAATCATTTGGATCCCAAGATCAAGGAGATCGCAT GGAAAAAGCTACCGATGGACACGAGCATATCATCTCAAGGTTCCACCTCCGCCCATGCCTCCTCAACCTCCTAGAGGTGGCCCACGTCAACGGATCCTACCTACACCCCGTGGGGTTAACATGATTACTTGGAGTCTAGATAATCGTTTTGTCCTTGCCGCTATTATGG ATTGTAGAATATGCGTGTGGAATGCCTCTGATGGTAGCTTGGTACATTCTTTGACTGGTCACACACTGTCT ACATATGTTATGGATGTCCATCCTTTCAATCCTCGTATAGCTATGAGTGCTGGCTATGATGGAAAAACAATAGTGTGGGAT ATATGGGAAGGCATACCTATCCAAATATACGAGATTTCACAATACCAGTTGGTTGATGGGAAGTTTTCACC GGATGGAACTTCAATTATACTGTCAGACAATGTGGGCCAAATGTACATATTAAGTACAGGCCAAGGGGATTCTCAAAAGGACGCTAAATATGATCAG TTCTTCCTGGGGGATTATCGGCCATTAATTCAGGACATATATGGTAATGTCCTTGACCAG GAATCTCAACTTCAACCTTATCGCCGAAATATGGAGGATCCTCTTTGTGATTcag GGATGATTCCATATGAAGAGCCATATCAGACCATGTTTCAGAAACGGCGACTCGGCGCCTTAGGCAAAGAATGGCGACCATCTTCTTTGAAGCTTGCTGTGGGGCCAGATATCACTTTAGACCAAGATTACCAAATGCCACCTCTGGCAGATCTAGACTTAGCTGAACCGTTGCCAGAATTTATAGATGTAATGGAGTGGGAACCAGAAGTCGATATCTTAAGTGATGAAAACGACTCTGAATACAATGTGCCAGAGGAGTATTCATctggaaaagagaaagaatgttTAAATTCTTCAACCTCTGGTGAGTCAGGTTCCAGTTCCGGTGAAAGCGATGAGGATGATGATCATCAGAATAGCCTTCGAAGatccaaaaggaaaaaacataagaaagaa GCTGGGATTATGACTTCTTCGGGTAGGCGCGTCAAAAAGAGAAACTTTGATGAGCTCGAGGGAGCTCCAAGCAACAAAAAACGAACCAGGAAATCTAGGAGTGGTCGTAaggaatcgaagaagaagtcttCAAAATCTAAATCGGCCAGACCTAGGCGAGCAGCTGCTCGAAATGCCCTCTCTTGGTTTTCTAAGATTACAGGTACATCTAAAGACGCAGAAGAGGAGGTCTCTGAATTGAGTGATTCATCAGAAAGTGAATCGACAACACAAGAATCAGGCACTGGGGATAGTGAACTTGATGTAGTTTTGTCAAATGGGCATGGGAAGCAATCAAAAGGGAAGAATATTCTCGTATGTGATTCAGATGATGGGGCTCAGCAATGTGATATCAGAGAAACTCATCCTCCTGAAAGGAGGAGATTGGTTCTTAGGTTTCCTGTTAGGAATTCAGATAAGCTTACCTTGCTGGAGAACCTGCCTGGATCGTCTTCGGATGTTCCATCTCCAACTTTAGGGAACGGCTCTGCTGAAGACTCAAGGATTCCTGGGAACCTTGAAATTCACACAAATCAAGTTGAAGGGATAGATGTAAGTAAAGTAAAATGGGGAATGGTTAAGGCTCGTACATCAAAGCGAATAAGAGGTGAATTAAGAGGTGAAGCAATAGTATCGCATGAACTTAATGGCTCTGACCCGgagggaaaagaaaataatgttaaCAAAGATGCAAATCACCATGGAAATGGTGTTACGGCATCTACTTGTTTGGAATTGAAAACAGATATAGATGGCATGACAGTTGACACTAACACGGTGATCTCGAATGGTACTCCAAATGGTGGGAAACGATATCCAGAACTGGATGGGTCGCCAAGTCGATTGGCTGATGACGGGACCTCTAATGGTTCTCAGGACGTAACCGGTCATCGGCAAGATCTAATAGATAGCCTTCCACCAATCTCTAGGAGTTTGAGGATACGATCCAAGAGAGTTTCAAGGGCTTCTGATGCATCTTTGAGGCCAGAGGGAAAACCTTCATCAATAGATCAAGAGACTGGTGGCCCTGATGCATTAAGTGATGGTTTTGAAGACGCTAGATGTGATTTGGCATTGGATAGTCAAAAGGATGGTGTGGTTGGGACAGAGATATCTCTGCGGAATGATTGTGTTCGGGAATTAAATCCTCAGATCAGTGATGCTCTCTCAATTGCTAATGATGTTCCTGTGTCACACTCACATCCTAAAAGGATGTTTGATTTTGTCTATAGACGCAAGAATAAGAACAATTTTGACAGGGATGCTACTCTTACTAAAGAAATCAGTCCAGGTTCTTGTAGTCAGGATCAAGGTAGTGGCTCTAAGTCCCATGAAGGTGCGTCTAATGGGTTCAATGGAAGTCAGTTGAATGGATTCGAGAAGTCGGAAGGCAGTTTGACACGCATCCAAGATAAAATAAGTGATTCACGTGGAAACCAAAATTCTCAAGAAGAACTGAGATCCGCTTCCGGGGCAACACTTCGTTTGAGATCCACAAGAAATAGAAAGTCTACTTATCCTTTTGAAACTAAACCTACTGTAACAAAGGAACCTCAGCAGTTAACAGAAAATGTATCCTGGCTGACATTATCGATACATGAAGAGGGTTCTCGTTATATTCCACAAATGGGGGATGAAGTTGCGTATTTGCGACAG GGGCATCAAGAATACTTAAACTTTAGCACCCTAACGGGGGAAAAGGGTCCTTGGACTTCAATAAAAGGGGGAGATATAAAGGCTGTGGAGATTTGTAAAGTGGAAAGTCTTGAATATGCAACTCTTCCTGGTTCTGGGGATAGCTGCTGCAAAATGATACTTAAAGTCATCGATCCAAACTCCGAACTGTTCAACAAAGCTTTCAAACTTACGTTGCCTGAGGAGGTGGTGACGTTTCCAGATTTTCTTGTGGAAAGAAGTCGGTATGAAGCAGCAATACAGAGGAACTGGACTTGCAGGGACAAGTGTAAGGTTTGGTGGAgagatgaaggggaagaagatggTAGTTGGTGGGAAGGGCGGATTCTAGCTGTGAAACCCAAATCACCTGATTTTCCTGATAGTCCATGGGAGAGGTACACAGTTAAATACAAGAGTGACCCTACCGAGACACATCTTCACAGTCCCTGGGAGCTTTTTGATGCTGATACCAAGTGGGAGCAGCCTCACATTGATGATGAGCAACGAAACCGTCTTCTCTCGGCCTTAACAAAGTTAGAGAATTCAGACAAAAGAACCCAG GATTCATATGGCCTACAAAAACTGAGGCAGACCGTGGGAAACTCCAGCTACACCAACAG GTTCCCAGTTCCTTTGTCTCTTGAAGTAATCAGATCACGGCTTGAGAACAACTATTACCGGAGTATGGAAGCACTAAGACATGACGTATCAGTAATGTTGTCGAATGCAGAAACTTTCTTTGGTCGTAATAAAAGCGTAGCAGCCAAAATATCACATCTCTCTAACTGGTTCGACTGCACGCTACCTTCGTTGTAG